CCGGTTTTGAAAATGGACTAATAGACTTTCAGACCATTTATCAATCAAACGGCTTCATGTTTACTTTCCTTAACCTGAGAGAGTTTATCGACAGAGTTACCGTATTTCTCTTTTCGAATGAGCAATATCCAGGTCATCCTTCCCTTCGGAATTCCTTATTTACAATGCAAGGACAACCTCGTGAGATGACAAAATTCTTCACGTTATGGAAAAATTTTATTTATGACCACAGATTCCTCCGTATCTCCAGTCAATACAATGGACAGGAGAGAGTAGTTGCATCACTCGCCCTTGCAAATCCTCACACAAAAGAGATGATGGTTCTACTCCACAACTATGGAAGTAAATTCGAGAATGTTAAACTGGACTTTCCCAACAACTGGCTTAACCCTTCCTCTGGTGAAGAAACATGCGTTCTGCTCGACAATGGCAATCCATCTATTCATGCCAATTACCATTTCGACAGGTCTAAGCTTCATGGCACCGTCGATCTGCCTGGATCGTCAACCTGCTTCTACAAGTTTAAAACTAACTACAACTTTAATGGAATACGCACGGATAACGAGAACACATACTATGGCAAGAAAATGATCATCCCTATCAGCAACGGACATGCACAGACAACCATCGATCTACCCAGCTCCGGATACCATTCATCGTATCTTAGAGTAGGAATTAGCCGCGACAAGAATGCCAATGCAAAACCCAAGACCGTTGTCTTCAATGGCCACACGTTATCTTCGAGTTACATGTTGTTTGATGCCACAAAGGTTAACAGGAAAACAAAGTGGAACGTGTGGGTCTTCATGGTTCCGGCATCACAGGTCCACACGTCAAATACAGTGACCATGACATTTGATGGAAACGGTGGTCACGTGACATCCGTCGCACTGGTTGCTGGCAAGCTTCATTAGATAAAATCATTGTTCAGTTCTTTGTTCgttgtgtatatataaaaagggtGCCATTTACAAAAAGCAGACAAGTCtgaaatatactgagcaaacGATGAGCAAGCtacaatgaatcacaatgcAGATTTCTAGTACAGTGCAACTGAGTCAAAAGTCAGGTAACAGGACAAGAAAATTAACTCACCAGAATCTTGGTATTGCACAGAGAGAGCAGAAATACCAATTGAAGCTTGTTCAAAAAG
The window above is part of the Haliotis asinina isolate JCU_RB_2024 chromosome 1, JCU_Hal_asi_v2, whole genome shotgun sequence genome. Proteins encoded here:
- the LOC137278302 gene encoding beta-porphyranase A-like, producing the protein MLLPVLYTLLLWGAASSDTTVTIYNEWLSQGGRMHYEVERWNKVNGLTQLNLIPNMKSIRAAAGRWVNRDINLFPNWPQSHSHHGYPDPTYLQDHALQSKTWSWYMQQLSNYGNNIANIVWNIEGRHWPAWIDKSHHHGGFPNNVDAASEFVSLMVQSAKDYTGGRLPHIFEVINEPDWYEDVIDPQTNIDFHRAVADKLKSRFGMEVAGPSYTSMALRQADENNFSSWKRTAKFLDMSLDHLDFFSFHSYNYLHISGGSHTNSGINEARLVASLDMVENYSHIKKGKNVQLINTEFGLGVSGVPAGFENGLIDFQTIYQSNGFMFTFLNLREFIDRVTVFLFSNEQYPGHPSLRNSLFTMQGQPREMTKFFTLWKNFIYDHRFLRISSQYNGQERVVASLALANPHTKEMMVLLHNYGSKFENVKLDFPNNWLNPSSGEETCVLLDNGNPSIHANYHFDRSKLHGTVDLPGSSTCFYKFKTNYNFNGIRTDNENTYYGKKMIIPISNGHAQTTIDLPSSGYHSSYLRVGISRDKNANAKPKTVVFNGHTLSSSYMLFDATKVNRKTKWNVWVFMVPASQVHTSNTVTMTFDGNGGHVTSVALVAGKLH